One segment of Planctomycetaceae bacterium DNA contains the following:
- a CDS encoding DUF1553 domain-containing protein → RAEYRPTYLLKRGQYNLPDKSRELWPAIPDCLPPLKADQPKNRLGLARWLIDRDNPLVARVAVNHVWKRLFGKGLFSAENVGVQGTPPSHPLLLDWLAVGFIESGWDLKALHKRIVMSATYRQSSDYTADLLATDPENRWLARGARFRLPAELVRDNALAVSGLLSPRIGGPSARPYQPAGLWEELAGGANDGPYKPDTGDGLYRRSLYTYRKRTVSHPTLATFDAPSWEICQVKRGRTNTPLQSLALLNDVTYVEAARQLATRMIQSGGDMAESQIARGFELTLLRKPSADELTQLAGSFDQYTEYYETEPAAAKELIHIGDSAVADEIPATRLAAMTAVASVLLNLDETITRE, encoded by the coding sequence CCGCGCCGAATACCGGCCGACGTATCTGCTGAAACGCGGCCAGTACAATCTGCCGGACAAATCACGCGAACTCTGGCCCGCCATCCCCGACTGCCTGCCGCCGCTGAAAGCCGATCAGCCGAAGAACCGGCTTGGCCTGGCGCGGTGGCTGATTGATCGTGACAACCCGCTGGTCGCGCGAGTGGCGGTGAATCATGTCTGGAAACGTTTGTTCGGCAAAGGACTGTTCTCAGCGGAAAACGTCGGCGTTCAGGGGACTCCGCCGTCGCATCCGCTGCTGCTGGACTGGCTGGCCGTCGGCTTCATCGAATCCGGCTGGGATCTGAAGGCGTTGCACAAGCGGATTGTGATGAGCGCCACGTATCGGCAGAGTTCCGACTACACGGCGGACCTGCTGGCAACTGATCCGGAGAACCGCTGGCTGGCTCGCGGCGCGCGGTTCCGACTGCCGGCGGAACTGGTTCGTGACAACGCGCTGGCCGTCAGCGGATTACTGAGTCCCCGCATCGGCGGTCCGTCGGCTCGGCCGTATCAGCCCGCGGGACTCTGGGAGGAACTCGCTGGCGGAGCCAACGACGGTCCCTACAAGCCGGATACGGGAGACGGCCTCTACCGACGCAGCCTGTACACATACCGCAAGCGGACCGTGTCACATCCGACGCTGGCGACCTTCGATGCGCCAAGCTGGGAAATCTGCCAGGTCAAACGAGGCCGGACGAACACGCCGCTGCAGTCGCTGGCGCTGCTGAATGACGTGACGTATGTCGAAGCCGCAAGGCAACTGGCGACTCGCATGATTCAGTCCGGCGGCGACATGGCGGAATCGCAGATTGCTCGCGGCTTCGAACTGACTCTGCTTCGCAAACCGTCCGCCGATGAACTCACGCAACTGGCCGGAAGTTTCGATCAGTACACCGAGTACTATGAAACGGAACCCGCCGCCGCGAAGGAATTGATCCACATCGGAGACTCCGCGGTTGCCGACGAAATCCCGGCAACCCGGCTGGCGGCCATGACGGCGGTTGCCTCCGTCCTGCTGAATCTTGATGAAACAATCACACGCGAATAG